TGGAGACACTGGGCCTGCTCCCAGGTCGTGTTCGGAACGCGCCGGTACAGGTCCAGCGCCTCGGAGAGACGCTGAAGACCCGCTGCGGGCTGACCGGTTCGGGTCTGGGCGGTGCCGAGGTTGTACAGGCAGCCGGCTTGAAGGGCCTCGGTGCCCACAACTCGCTGGAGGCTGGTCAGGGCGGCGGTCCAGTGGGCGATAGCGGCCGGTGTGTCTCCGGCCCGGTCGGCCTCCAGCCCGGCACGGAACTCGGCGCGAGCCTGCTCAACCTCGTCAGCCGCGCAGGCGACGAAGCCGGTGAAGCCTAACAGAAGCGTGCAGATCAGGGCGCGCAGCATCGCCAACCATCCCCTGAAGGGCGTCGGGCGTCCTTCCCGCGCAGCTACTCCACGGCGAGCAAGTCCTTGAAGACGGGCTTGAGCTCGTCGGCCATCCCCGCGACTTCCATCACCATCGCGCGTAGCAGCTTGTCGTTGATGTGCGTCTCCTCGACGCCGCAACCGGCGAAGAACATGCCGTCCTCATAGCCCACATGCGACAGCCAGGGCCCCGCGTTCACCTGGGCGACCTTGCGCCACAGGGCAGTCGGCACGTCCTCGTCTTTGGCCGCCACGATATCGGCGTAGGCCACCGCTCGGTTCTCGTGAAGGCGGACAACGACCAGTTGCAGGCCGTTGTCGCCGCGCATCAGCAGGCAGCCGGTGGTGGGGTCCTCCATCATGTAGTGGAGGCCAGTGGCCTTGAGGAGCGTCTCCAGCTTGCCCGGCGGAGGTGGCGTCGGCGGAGTCGTTGCCGCCGGTTCCTCGCACCAGGCAAGCTGAGTCAGGGCACCCAGTATCGCCACCAGTGCAAGGGCGAGGCATACGACGGCCCTGGTGCGGTTGCCCTGCGATATTGAGCTAGGAGCGCGGTTGGGCGCGAGCATCGCAATCACCCTGGACTAGGAGATTGGGCCCTGGGTCAGGGCCAGAGCCTTGATCTTGCCGGCGTCGACTAGAACCGCCAGACGGGCGCCGGAGTAGTAGCGGTACGGGCGACCGTCGCCGAGACGCACCGTGGCATCGAAGGTCGGGAGGAGCTTGTCCAGACTCGCCACCGGGTCGCCGAGGCGCAGGCGACCGGTCTCGGCTCCATCGACCGAGACGACGGCGACCGCTGTGCTGCTCCCCGTGAGGCGGGCGCGGATCAGCGACTGGTGGAAGAAGGTCAACTCGAGACCGTCGGACAGGTAGCGCCAGCTCGCGAGCGGAGCAGACGCTCCCGCAGCCGCCGGTCCAGACTTGCCGCCAAAGGGCACGACTGCTTCGGGACTTCCCAGTCGGCGCACCACTGCCTGCAAGCTCGTGCCCAGGTACAGCGCCGCCTCGCGGCAGAGGAAGTGGACGCTGACCTCCCTGGGCCGAGGCGCAAGGAGCTTGCTCTCGGGTCTCGGCTCACGCCCCAGGCTGCGGCAGAGGGAGAGATAGCGCGGGTAGGTGTACTGCCACTGTGCGCTCGGGTAGGGGAGCTCACGTAGTGCGGTCTCGAGTTCACCGGCGGCCTGTTGGCGCTCGGCCTCCGTGCCCTGACCGGCCAGCAGAAGGGCCAGGTTGATAGTGGGCGACTTGGCCAGAGCTGCGGGCGCATCGCTGGACACCAACTCCGGCGCCAGACGGAGCAGCTCCAGAGCCTTGTCCGGCTGGCCCAGCAGCTTCAGCGCCAGCGCCATGTTGTTTGCCATCGCCCAGCGAGTGTCCTCGGCATGGCGCTCCAGCGGCACGGCCGCCATGGTCTCCTTCGCGATGGCCGCCAGAGGACCGTCCGGTGCGATCAGATAGGCGTAGGCAAGGTTGCCCATCGCAAGCGGGTACTCGGTCTGGAGCGTCAGCGCTTCCTTGAGGTGACCGACGGCCTCTTCCCACTTCCTGCGCAGGGCAGCGAGTTGCTCCGGCGTGAGACCTGCGCGTCGCGGCTCGACCGGAAGGAAGGTGGCATACCCGATGGGCACCGGCTGGCCGAGATCACAGCGCTCCCAGTAGTCGCCGGGGAGCTCGCGGTAGTACTGCAGCAGCAGGCAGTAGCCAAGATTGCAGTGGACCTCGGGCGACTTGGGGAAGGTCTCGAGAGCGCCACGGAAGCACTGCTCGGCACAGGGGTAGTTGCCGGCGCGAAGCAGGTCCACGCCGACCTCGAAGTCAAGGGCCGCCTGCCAGAGCTCTGCGCTGATCTTGTCAAGGGCGGCGAGACGCTCGGTGTAGGTGGGATGGTCGCCGCCGAGGGCTTCCCAGAAGCTGTTGTCGCCAAGACGCTCGCGCAGGTGAGAGAAGGCCAGGACCGTGCCGCCGGGGTCATAGCCGGCACTGGCAGCGAGCTTGGCCCCGAGAGCATCGGCCTCGATCTCCATCTCCCGCGAGGTGGCCAGCTCCAAGACGACATCCTCCTGCTGGAGAGCGCGGAGACGGTCGCGGGACTCCTGCAGGTGGTGTCCGAGAACCACATGGGCCAGCTCGTGGGCCAGGATACAGGCCAGGGCATCGACGCTGTCATCGGCAGCCTTGTCTATCAGGCCGAGGTTCACCGAGATGCCAATCTCCAGGTGATCCGGCGTACCACCCAGTATGCGAGAAGCAGCGTTCGGGTCGTCATCGGGACGGATGGTCACCGTGGGCCGTCCGGCAAGCCAGGCAGGTGCCTCCGTAGCGGACCACAGCCGAGCGAAGGCCTCCTCCGCACGAGCCTGCCACCACGAGACCGGGTGCGTGGTCTCGGCGAAGGTGGCCGTGACGACGGTTGCGAGCAGGGACAGAGCCAAAGCCATCTGTGCCAGGCGGCGCATCGATCTCACCTCCTCAGTCCAGGCCCGGTTGGCTGCCTCGTTACCTGAAGCCACCTCAGAGCCGTCAGATCGTTGGTGCGCAAGGTCACACGTGTTGGTGACGCGCTGAGCGTCGTCAGCAGGGCACCGGCGTGCGGAAGTGTGTTGGGAACCAGCGACGCCGTCAGCCCGGTAGGACTGAGCCTGCAAGGCGACTTCGAGAGCGCGCAGGGACGCGGGCAGGGATTGCAGGCGAAGGCGGCTTCGACTGCGAGGCCGCTCAAGGTCCAGCCATGAGGTCCCGGCGCTTCGACCGCGGGGAAGACTTGCGTGGTCGTCGGAGTTGCCGGCAGCGAGACCTCCTCAGCGTAGCCTGACCCGCAGAGGAGCGCAGCGGCCACCATCACCAGGGCGATGCGTGTCATGGCTGGCGCACCTCCGCGTTCTCGGCGGCTTCGAGGGACTGCAGCAGCGCCGTCGCCCGGGGCGTGTCGCGGCGAAGGCCTTCGGTCTCCTCCACATCGAAGCGCCTTACTGCGCCCTTGTCGAGGTCGTTGACGAGGCCCTCCCGGGCCATGCGGTCGAGGTCGACGGTCACGGGCTTGCGCGGGCTGGTTGGCTCCGCGAAGGCCAGGAGAGCGGAAGGTGCGATTGGGTTGACAAGCTCCTGGGGTGGTGTCGGCGTGGTCTCGGCCGGAGCTGAAGGCCTGACGCCTTGCGGTCGCGACGGCGCGCGCCGGGGTGCCCGACGCGTCCGAGGCAGCGGATGCCGGGCTGCCGCCATCTGAACTCGTGGTGCGAAAGCAGGCAAAGGAACAGGCGGTGCGACCTGGGGAGGACTCGGCGGCGTGACGGAGGGTGCAGTTACGTGAGGGGCAGTTGGCGGCGGAAGCAGGTACCGTCCGGGGCCGAGGACCGTCACCACGAGCAAGACCAGGGCCGTCGCTGCAAGGGAGGCGAGGGCCCAGCGACGTCCCACGGCCGGCTCGAAACGGTAGCGCACTGAGACCGGCGGCGCGACCTCCGCAGTGAGCTCGCCGACCAGGCGCCGGCACTGGTCGCACATCTGCAGGTGGGCCTTGATCACCTGCGCCTTGCCTTTGGGCATCCGTCCTTCGGCGTACCGCGCGAGTTCCTCGGCCGTGAAGGCGGGGCATTCGTCTCCCACCTGATCCGTGACGGCCTTCCAGAACCCGTCGTCCGGGGTAGGTGTGTCCATGGCTCTCAGCTCCCGACCCCAAGGGTGTCGGCGGTGAAGCCCTTCTTCTCCAGACAGTCCCGCAGCTTTCGGTCGGTCCGGTACACGCGCGTGCCCACGGTGTTGATGCTCAGGTGGAGCGCTTCGGCGATCTCGTTGTGCTGCTGACCGTGGAAGCGATGCCTGACCCAGACTTCGCGCATCTCGAGAGCGACCGGCTGGAGGCAGTCGGCTAGAGCCTGTCTGAGCATCGACTGCAAGGTGAGGCGCTCAGGATTGCCGGTCGATCCGTTGGCTCCGCCGACCCGCTCGAAGGCCTCCGGGTCCTCCTCGGCACCCATCTCGCTCTCGAGGGTGTAGCGCTGACTGCGTGTCGCCTCCTGCTGGTGGAACCGCATCTGGGTCTTGAAGAGAACCGCCAACGCCCAGGTCTCGAAACGCGCTCGCCACTGGAACCCGGCAAGCTGTCGGAGGATGACGAGGAGCGTTTCCTGAAGGATCTCCTCGCGGGCCTCGGGCGGCACGCCTCGCTTTGAGAGTGCGCGCTCGAAGATGCCCCGGCAGTGCTGGGTGACCAGCTCGCAGGCGGCCTGGTCGCCCTGCTGGGCTCTCCGGACGTCTCGTGGGCTGAGCTCCTGGGCCATAGCGGTCCTCCGCTGATGGTCAAGCCACGAACTCCCACTATTGTATCATCCGGGGCCGCGATTCGTTGGTGCAGTCACGGCGGCTTTTCTTCCCGGTAGACGGAGGAATCTCTGGGAGCGAAGCAAGGAGGCTAGGGCTGGGTGATGCGGTAGGTGGCGAGGGTGGTCTGGTCAACCACACGCTTGCCGCGGGTGGACCAGGCGCGGATCATGAAGAAGCCCGGACCGTCGTCGACGGCCGGCCAGGGGGCAATCAGAGCGACGCCGGTGGAAGTGTAGGCGACCTGGCAGGCTTCGGGCGGCACCTCGGTGAGGTCGCCGTTGCGAAACAGAACGCCGCGCAGGCTGTCTCCCTGCCAGTCGTAGGCTGCGGCCACCCGGCTCTTGGCGCTCGTACCACCGAAGTTGATTGACAAGTGGTAGCCGTAGGACCGCGAGGGCTTCCGCCGTGTGATGAGATCCACGATGAGGTGACGGTTCGCCCGCGACACGGTGACAATGCGCAGGTCGGCCCTGGGGTACCTGGCCGAGGAGTCTGTGTCTGCGATGGGATCGTTGATCACGACCTGCGGCGGGACGAAGCGTCGACCGGGCCAGGTGCGGACCCCGACCTCGCCAAAGAGCTCGTTTGCGCGGGCGAAGGAGGTCAGCAGTGGGTCGATGCCTCCGCCCTGCGTACGGTAGGACAGGATGGCCTTGCGCTTGTCGATGGTCTGCCCCAGTGTGAGCGGGAAGGCAAGCCACCGGGTGTCGCTGCCGGAGGCCAGGCGCGCAGGCGGTTCCAGGGCAAGCCAGGGCCGGTAGCGCCTCGGCGTCGGCCAATGAGGACGATGGATGAGGTAGCTGTAGGTGCGACAGCGGCCGGCAAAGCTCTCGCCCTCCAGTGTCAGCTCCTCCAGGGCGTAGCGGACGAAGGCGTAGGTTGGCCAATGGTCGACGTGTATGTCGTTGGGGTGGAGCGTGATGACGGCGTCAGGCTGCAGACGCTTCAGCAGCGTCTTGATGTCGGCAAGGGCGCACTCCCCGGCGTAGGGCGTGCTACGGGAGAACGTGTTGGTGTAGGGTGAGCGTGTGGTCCGCGTTCTCACTGATCGCACGGGGTACTCCCGGGACCAGTGGTTGGGAAGCCACATCTGGTTGAGGTAGTTGTTGGGATAGCCCAGGAAGGTGACGGCGGACTCGGGCAGCCCCAGGTACTCCATCGCCTTCAGTGTTTCCTGCTGACGCCGATAGCCCAGGCGGACGAAAGCGGCAGAGCTTGGCCGCAAGGCCTCCTCGAAGAGCACCACGGACATTTCGGGGTACTCACCGTTGGTCATCAGGGCGATGTGCACTTGCGCCTTCGTCAGCAGGGAACGCTGGATCAGCCCGGCGCAACTGAGGGTCTCGTCGTCGGGATGGGGAGCGAAGATGAGGATCCGTTCGCCCGCCCGGGGCTCCTGCATCAGCTCCAGCGGGGGCTCCGAGTGCCGGTTCAGCTCGTAGAGGGAATGAGACAGGGCCAGACGGCGCCCTGCCTCGCCGAGGAGCATGACAAGGACCACCGGGATCAGCCAGTATAGCCAGCGACGCCTAGGCATGGTCGGTCTCCTCTGAGGGAGCGCCGCCGGCTGTACGGAGGTCACGCAACATGATCAGCCATTCGCCCTGAGTGTCCCTTGTGGTGCCACGCTGGACGAAGCCCACGCGCTCGTAGATGCGGATCGCGGGCTCATTGCCCGGCCGCACCTCCAGGCGGATCAGGTGAGCGCCAAGGCTCTCCAGGTATTCCACGGCCTTCGCCACCAGTTGCCCGCCGAGCCCCTGGCCCTGAAGGTCCGGACGTACCGCGACGGAGAAGATACGGGCGTCGCTGTGCAGTTCGGGCTGTCGGGACTCGTGCCACAGGGCCAGCCAGTTCCTCACGGCCACCACCGCGGGACGAAGACCGATCCCGTACCTGAAGGTGAGCCAGCGGAGGAGCAGGCGGAAGATATGGCCACGGAACACAGCCACGCGGAAGACGCGCGAGAGACGCCGTGGGGCAAAGACGTAGCCGGAGACTACACCCTCGACCGTACCGACCAGGAGCGCCCTGGGCTCGGCCTCAAGGCAGATGGCGAAGACATCGGCCATCACCTGGGGCCCGATCGGGTGGCCGACGTAGTGCTCAACGCTCTCGGGGAAAGCAGCCAGGAAGACCTCTGCGATGGCCGGGAGGTCCTGCACGGTGGCCTGTCTGATCTCGAGGGACTCCTGCAAGGCAGGTCTCCTGTCTGAGGCCGGGGCCTGGAGTTGCGGACTGGTGTACGTGTGGGAAGTCTAGATGTCGGCGGAAGGCGTTACCGGAAGGATGGGAGTACCCTCCGGGGGACCAGGAAGTGCAGCATGAACTGTGAGTTGCGACCTTCGCTGCCTGCCATCACCTGCAGCGCCCTTAGTCTACCTCGTAAACGCGGCCTGGGACTGCTACTGTTCCTGGCGGCCTCGATGCTGTGGGTGCTCCCTGGATGCTACCATACCGGGGCTCGTGGTGCCGACTCCCATCCTGGGCCTGCGGCACCGGGTGAGGCCAGTCCCGCACCGACGGCAGCGGAGCCGCCGACCCCTTCGGTACTGGAGAACTCGCTTGAGCCTGCCGCCTCGGGGCCGGCAGTTGAGGCACCGGTGCGACGAGCACCGCAAGTGGCGAAGGTGGTCCACGGTCCCCGCAGTCGGCACTGGGTCGCGCTCACCATCGACGACGGCCCGCATCCGGGGTACACACCCCGACTGCTGGCGACCCTCAAGCACTACAAGGTGAAGGCCACGTTCTTCGTGGTCGGCGAGATGGCAGACCGCTATCCTGAGTTGGTGCAGCAGGAGATTGCGGACGGGCACAGTATCGGCACCCACACCTACACTCATGCTAACCTGCGCACGCTGAGCGAGAAGCAAGTGCAGAACGAGATCCGGGAAGGTGGGGCCTCGGTGAAGCGGTTCACCGGGTCGACCCCGACGATCCTGCGCCCGCCCTTCGGGTTCTACAACACCTACGTGGCCCATGCAGCCAACGCGCTTGGGTACACCGTCGTCCTGTGGAGCCTGCACTCCGGAGACAGCCAGGGCCTCAAGCCCGACCGGATCATGGAGCGGATTCACGGCGTGAAGGATGGTGACCTCATCCTCATGCACGACGGCTATGGCTACACGCCGAGGGTCCTGCCGCGAGTGCTTGAGTACCTCAAGAGCCGTGGCTTCGAGTTCGTCACCGTGCCTGAGATGTTGCAGCAGATGCCGCCTGATGCCTCCAAGCCGAAGGTGAGTCCCCGGAGTGCCCTCAGCTCTCTGTCCACTCCAGCATGTCGGTTTCCACGAGCTTGCGGTCTTGCAGCACCAGGGTCTTGATCTCACAGGGGCCGAAGTGCAGCGGGTAGACCGCATCGGGGCCGAAGCGCATGCTGGTCTCGGTCTCGGCGCCGGTGGTCTCGTAGGCCCGCAGGCACCAGCCTCGACCATCCTCCTGCTGCTTGAGGACTTCGAGGATCACGTTCGGCGCCTCGATCTCGGCCAGTGAGGCGGCGGGTGGCAAGGTTCCGCAATGGGCCGGCTCCTCGCGCAGCAGGCACGGGTGGTTCAACTGCTGACCCTGGCGGACGACGTCGCCTTCACGCCAGTCACCGGCATGCGGCAGGAGCGCGTAGGTGAACTCCTGGACGCCCTGGTCGGTGAACTCGTAGCGGCGGCGCGGGTCGACCTTGGCCGGGTCGTGGAAGCAGTAGATCGGCGTACGCAGAACGCTGAGCCGCAGCTGCCCCTCGCAGACGTCATAGCCATACTTCGCGTCGTTGAGGATGGCGAGCCCGGCCTGCACGTCCTCAGCCAGCCTTCCACTGACGTCGGCCCAGCGCTGGGCAGGCTCCTCGTTGCCCGTGGGCTGACGGGTCACGTAGCCGTAGGGCACCTCGTAGGTCGCCTCGGGCTCCGCAAGGCGAGTGGGGAAGTCGAGCTTCAGGAACTCGTGGTGTCCGTGGTAGTCGACCCAGAGCCGCACGTCGATCCGCGGCACGGCGGCATAGAATCGGATATCCTGACGCAATCGCGAGTCGCCGTGGGCCATCTCCACGATCATGCGTGCCCGCACGGGACCGGCCTCGACGATCTCCGGCGGCCTGACTGCCCGGAAGCGCCCAATCTCCTCGCGGAAGGCGGGCACACCGTGGCTCCAGGTGTCTGAGGGGTCGTCGATGACCACCGGCACGTTTGCCGGACCCGCCAGGAGGTCCTTCCCGGTACGTCGGTCGAGCAGGCGCGTCAGGTAGCCGCTCTCCGCGTCGAACTCCACGCGGTACAGCGGGGTCTGCAGGTAGCTAGTCCCGAAGCTGAAGGGGCAGTTCGTCTCGGGCGTCTCGGCCTCCGTCGTGGCCGGCACCATGCGGTAGGTGCGATAGCCGCAGGCCGGCACCTCAGCCAGGAAGGCCACACCGAGGGTCATGCCGCGTCCGCTGATGGTGCTGTGGAGGATCTGGAAGGGAATCGGCTCCCCGGCGTCGTCGACCATACGGACGCGGTCGTCCTGATTCGGCCAGGTCACTTCGGTCTCGACCACTTCCGTTCGGCGCCAGGAAAGGGTATTGTAAACAACAAGAGGACGTCCCTGACCGGCGGTGTTGATGGCTGCCGAGACCCGTGTCATGGCGCCGCGGGCGATCCTGGTTGCCGTGGTCTCGGCTTCGCGGTAGTCTTCGATCGCATCATCACAGGCAGGCCGGATGCTGGTTCCGGCGAGGATGTCGTGGAACTGGTTGAAGAGCACACGTTTCCAGGCCGCCTGCAGTGACTCGGCCGGGTACTGGAGATCGGTGAGCTGGTTCGCCAGGACCGCGAGCTTCTCAGCCTGCAGGAGCAGGTTCTCGCTGAGACGGTTGTGTTGCTTGATGGCGGAGACTGCGGTGTAGCAGCCGCGGGAGTGGTACTGCAGTTCCTCGGCGACAGTCGGCAACTTGTCAGCGCGCTCCGCGACCTTCTCGAAGTACAGGTCCGGTGTGCTGAAGATCGCGTCGGGACCCTTGGGGTCGGCCTGCACCTGCAGGATGCTGGCGATGTTGGCCTTGGTGGGACCGCCGCCATGGTTGCCGACACCATAGAAGCACAGGACGTCCTGCAGACCCTTCGGAGTCTGGGAGACGGCGTCAAGAATCCGTTGCCCGATCTCGTCCGCCCATGTACAGTAATGTCCTGGCGCTCGTGCGGCAAGGACCCGGCTACCGTCGGGAGACTGCCACCAGAAAAGAGCAGAGGGTAGCTGCTTCTCGCCGGGATCGGGGCGGAAGAAGCAGTAGGAGCCCATGCGTTGCTTGCGGAGGATCTGGGGCAGCGTAGCAGCGTGGCCGAAGGTGTCGACGTTCCAGCCGGTCCGGGCCATGACACCGAAGCGTGAGTGGAAGTAGCGTTGTCCGTAGAGGCCCTGACGAACGAGGGCTTCGCCACCAGGCACGTTGCAGTCCGGCTGCTCCCACCAGCCGTTCACCACACACCAGCGTCCCCTGGCTATCCAGCGCTTGATCTCGGCGAAGAGCTCTGGGTCGGTCTCCTCGATCCAGGCGTAGGAGGCAGCGCTACTGCGGCAGAAGATGAAGCCCGGGGTGTCGAGGATGCGGTCGATGGCAGCCCGGCAGGTGTCGAGGACCTCCTGGCGTCCTTCCTCCCATCGCCATTGCCAAACCGGGTCGATGTGGGCGTTGCCGATCATGTGTACCGTGTAGCGCGACAAGTCATGCTGTTGCTTTTCCGTCATCCCTATCCCTCCGAGCCTGGGGCACAAGACGCGTCCTACTGTCTTTCGGCAGCGGCCGAGCATCAAC
The DNA window shown above is from Armatimonadia bacterium and carries:
- a CDS encoding M48 family metalloprotease, with amino-acid sequence MRRLAQMALALSLLATVVTATFAETTHPVSWWQARAEEAFARLWSATEAPAWLAGRPTVTIRPDDDPNAASRILGGTPDHLEIGISVNLGLIDKAADDSVDALACILAHELAHVVLGHHLQESRDRLRALQQEDVVLELATSREMEIEADALGAKLAASAGYDPGGTVLAFSHLRERLGDNSFWEALGGDHPTYTERLAALDKISAELWQAALDFEVGVDLLRAGNYPCAEQCFRGALETFPKSPEVHCNLGYCLLLQYYRELPGDYWERCDLGQPVPIGYATFLPVEPRRAGLTPEQLAALRRKWEEAVGHLKEALTLQTEYPLAMGNLAYAYLIAPDGPLAAIAKETMAAVPLERHAEDTRWAMANNMALALKLLGQPDKALELLRLAPELVSSDAPAALAKSPTINLALLLAGQGTEAERQQAAGELETALRELPYPSAQWQYTYPRYLSLCRSLGREPRPESKLLAPRPREVSVHFLCREAALYLGTSLQAVVRRLGSPEAVVPFGGKSGPAAAGASAPLASWRYLSDGLELTFFHQSLIRARLTGSSTAVAVVSVDGAETGRLRLGDPVASLDKLLPTFDATVRLGDGRPYRYYSGARLAVLVDAGKIKALALTQGPIS
- a CDS encoding sigma-70 family RNA polymerase sigma factor — encoded protein: MAQELSPRDVRRAQQGDQAACELVTQHCRGIFERALSKRGVPPEAREEILQETLLVILRQLAGFQWRARFETWALAVLFKTQMRFHQQEATRSQRYTLESEMGAEEDPEAFERVGGANGSTGNPERLTLQSMLRQALADCLQPVALEMREVWVRHRFHGQQHNEIAEALHLSINTVGTRVYRTDRKLRDCLEKKGFTADTLGVGS
- a CDS encoding PIG-L family deacetylase, yielding MPRRRWLYWLIPVVLVMLLGEAGRRLALSHSLYELNRHSEPPLELMQEPRAGERILIFAPHPDDETLSCAGLIQRSLLTKAQVHIALMTNGEYPEMSVVLFEEALRPSSAAFVRLGYRRQQETLKAMEYLGLPESAVTFLGYPNNYLNQMWLPNHWSREYPVRSVRTRTTRSPYTNTFSRSTPYAGECALADIKTLLKRLQPDAVITLHPNDIHVDHWPTYAFVRYALEELTLEGESFAGRCRTYSYLIHRPHWPTPRRYRPWLALEPPARLASGSDTRWLAFPLTLGQTIDKRKAILSYRTQGGGIDPLLTSFARANELFGEVGVRTWPGRRFVPPQVVINDPIADTDSSARYPRADLRIVTVSRANRHLIVDLITRRKPSRSYGYHLSINFGGTSAKSRVAAAYDWQGDSLRGVLFRNGDLTEVPPEACQVAYTSTGVALIAPWPAVDDGPGFFMIRAWSTRGKRVVDQTTLATYRITQP
- a CDS encoding GNAT family N-acetyltransferase — protein: MQESLEIRQATVQDLPAIAEVFLAAFPESVEHYVGHPIGPQVMADVFAICLEAEPRALLVGTVEGVVSGYVFAPRRLSRVFRVAVFRGHIFRLLLRWLTFRYGIGLRPAVVAVRNWLALWHESRQPELHSDARIFSVAVRPDLQGQGLGGQLVAKAVEYLESLGAHLIRLEVRPGNEPAIRIYERVGFVQRGTTRDTQGEWLIMLRDLRTAGGAPSEETDHA
- a CDS encoding polysaccharide deacetylase family protein, with translation MNCELRPSLPAITCSALSLPRKRGLGLLLFLAASMLWVLPGCYHTGARGADSHPGPAAPGEASPAPTAAEPPTPSVLENSLEPAASGPAVEAPVRRAPQVAKVVHGPRSRHWVALTIDDGPHPGYTPRLLATLKHYKVKATFFVVGEMADRYPELVQQEIADGHSIGTHTYTHANLRTLSEKQVQNEIREGGASVKRFTGSTPTILRPPFGFYNTYVAHAANALGYTVVLWSLHSGDSQGLKPDRIMERIHGVKDGDLILMHDGYGYTPRVLPRVLEYLKSRGFEFVTVPEMLQQMPPDASKPKVSPRSALSSLSTPACRFPRACGLAAPGS
- a CDS encoding glycoside hydrolase family 38 C-terminal domain-containing protein gives rise to the protein MTEKQQHDLSRYTVHMIGNAHIDPVWQWRWEEGRQEVLDTCRAAIDRILDTPGFIFCRSSAASYAWIEETDPELFAEIKRWIARGRWCVVNGWWEQPDCNVPGGEALVRQGLYGQRYFHSRFGVMARTGWNVDTFGHAATLPQILRKQRMGSYCFFRPDPGEKQLPSALFWWQSPDGSRVLAARAPGHYCTWADEIGQRILDAVSQTPKGLQDVLCFYGVGNHGGGPTKANIASILQVQADPKGPDAIFSTPDLYFEKVAERADKLPTVAEELQYHSRGCYTAVSAIKQHNRLSENLLLQAEKLAVLANQLTDLQYPAESLQAAWKRVLFNQFHDILAGTSIRPACDDAIEDYREAETTATRIARGAMTRVSAAINTAGQGRPLVVYNTLSWRRTEVVETEVTWPNQDDRVRMVDDAGEPIPFQILHSTISGRGMTLGVAFLAEVPACGYRTYRMVPATTEAETPETNCPFSFGTSYLQTPLYRVEFDAESGYLTRLLDRRTGKDLLAGPANVPVVIDDPSDTWSHGVPAFREEIGRFRAVRPPEIVEAGPVRARMIVEMAHGDSRLRQDIRFYAAVPRIDVRLWVDYHGHHEFLKLDFPTRLAEPEATYEVPYGYVTRQPTGNEEPAQRWADVSGRLAEDVQAGLAILNDAKYGYDVCEGQLRLSVLRTPIYCFHDPAKVDPRRRYEFTDQGVQEFTYALLPHAGDWREGDVVRQGQQLNHPCLLREEPAHCGTLPPAASLAEIEAPNVILEVLKQQEDGRGWCLRAYETTGAETETSMRFGPDAVYPLHFGPCEIKTLVLQDRKLVETDMLEWTES